ACCCTGGAGAACGTGCTGGAAACCGGTGAGGTGGTCATTAATATCGGAAATTACGCCATAGTGGAGCAAATGTCGCTGGCCAGCACCGAGTATGACAAGGGCGTCAACGAATTCATCAAAGCCGGCTTTACCCCCGTGCCCTCCACCAAGGTAAAGCCGCCCCGCGTGGCCGAGGCGCCCGCCGCGTTTGAGTGCAAGGTACTGGAGGTAAAACCCATAGGAGACCAAGGCGGCGCGGCCAACCTGGTCATTTGTGAGGCCATATTGCTGCACGTGCGCGATGAGGTCTTCGGGACCGATGGCAAGACCATTGACCCCGTAAAATTGGATGCCGTGGCCCGCCTGGGCGGCGATTGGTACTTACGGGCGACCGGCGACTGCCTGTTTGAATTACCCAAACCCGTCCGAAACAAAGGCATTGGCATTGATCAGCTTCCGGCCCACATCAGGAACAGCACCGTTCTAACCGGCAACAACCTGGCCCGCCTGGGCAATACAGAGGCCCTCCCCACGGAGGCCGAGGTGCAGGAGTACGCGCGGGAGCCCATGTTCCGGTACCTCCTGCAGACCCACCAGCAAAACCCCGCCGAAAGAGAACGCCAGATCCATCTGCTGGCCCAACGCCTGCTCGCCGAAGGCCAGGTGCAGGAAGCCTGGAAAGCTCTGCTCACCCTTTCACTGCCGCAAAAAGGCTAATACCGTTTTAGAGCCGTTTTTGGGAAAACAGGCTTAAAACGCGTTAGGTCAAAAAAAACATTATCTGATTCTGTAGGGGCAATCCCTTGTGGTTGCCCATTTGCTTTGATGCACTGAGAAGGGCAATCACAAGGGATTGCCCCTACATTCACCTAAAATTGAAAAACCCGTTTTGGGGCCGTTTTCTGTAAAACAGCCCCAAAACGGGTTTTTCAATAACTACAAATTTCTGTCTGGCTTCTAATTCCTGACGGCAATCATCAAACTTAGTTCTTTGTAGCGCATGTTGAATTTCTTAGCGATGGCGGCGTTGGTAAGGCTTCCTTTGTAGATGTAGACGCCGCTACGGTAATGCTCGTGGGTGAAGAGGGCCTCGTTGACGCCGCCGTACTTGGAGATCTCCAGGAACATGGGCGTGAAGATGTTGCTGAGGGCTTTGGTGGCGGTGCGGGGCACGCGCGAGGGGATATTGGGGACGCAGTAATGGATTACGTCATATTTGCGGTACACGGGGCGCTTGTGGGTGGTCATCTCTGAGGTCTCAAAGCAGCCCCCTTCGTCTATGCTCACGTCAATGATCACCGAGCCGGGGTTCATCTTGGCCACTACTTCCTCAGAAATCATGCAGGGCACCTGGCCCTCTTCGGCGGTGACGGCTCCAATGACTACGTCTGCGTCCTGAATCTCTCTGTGCAGCACCGTGAGGTCCAGCGTGGAAGTGAAGAGTTGGGTGCCTACGTTCTGTTTAAGCCTTCTGAGTTTGTAGAGATGGTCGTCAAACACCTTCACCTCGGCCCCAAGACCCAGGGCGGCGCGGGTGGCATACTCGGCCACGGTGCCGGCGCCAATGATCACTACTTTGGAAGGGGGTACCCCGGTGATTCCGCCTAAGATGACGCCTTTGCCCTCATTACTGCTGCTCAGGTACTCGGCGGCGATGAGCATGACGGTACTGCCGGCAATCTCGCTCATGGCGCGCACCACCGGCTTGGTATCTGATTTGTCTTTGAGCAGCTCAAAGGAGATGGCGCTTATTTTCTTTCTACAGAGGGCGTTGATGTATTCTGAGGTAAGGCTCCCGATCTGCAGTGCCGAGATAAGCGTCTGCCCGGGCTTAAAGAACTCCATCTCATCATAGGTAGGCGGCGCGATCTTGAGCACAATGTCCGCCTCATAGACTTCCTTGGTGGAGTAGACAATGATGGCGCCCGCCTCTGAATACTCATGGTCTGAATATTTAGAGGGAGCCCCGGCGCCGGACTCTACCCAGACCTGGTGCCCATGGTCGGTGAGCTGTTTCACGGACTCGGGCGTGAGCCCGATGCGGTTTTCCTGGAGCGAAGACTCTTTAGGGAGGCCAATGAACAGATCGCGCTTGCGGGTCTCCACTGCCAGCATTGACTCTTTGGGCATCAGGCTTCGCGCCGTCGCCTTGGTCAGGGCCTCAAACCCGGTGTTCTTATCCGTCATGTCCTCCATCATAAACTCTCATGCTAATGATCCGCGCTTCTTCGGCCTCACCGTTTTCAATAGATACCTCTACCCCCTCATCGGGCAGCAGGCCTGCCACCTTTGAGGGCCATTCTATCAGGCAAAGGTGCCCAGAACTGAAATACTCCAGCACGCCCATGTCCAGGGCCTCGGCCTCGTTATCGATCCTATAAAAATCAAAATGGTAAATGAGTTCCCCCCCGGCTCCTTCGTACTCATTCACCAAGGAGAAAGTAGGGCTGCTAACCGGCTCCTGCACCCCTTTTTGGGCGCATATTGCCTTGATAAAGGTAGTTTTACCGGCGGCCATCTCGCCCTCAAACAAAATTATATTTTTTTGCCCGATAAATGACAATAATTCATTGGCGGCAAAGGGTAAATCCTGTTTAGAGGAGATTTGAATGGTGTGCTGGCGCGCTCCAGGGTCAGGCATTTTTAGTGGACAGCGTTATAAATGGGATAATACATTCTTCCAGAGACACGCCACCGTGCTGGAAAGTGTCTTTGTAGTGGTTCACGTAATAGTTAAAGTTATTGGGGTACGCGAAGAAGTCATCGTTCATGGCAAAGACGTAGGCCGTAGACACGTTGCTTTTGGGCAGGTGAAAACGCTCTGGTTTGCGGCACACCAGCACGTCTTTCTCCGTGAAGCCTAGGTTCTTGCCGTGCTTGTAGCGCAGGTTGGTGTTGGTATTACGGTCGCCCACAATCTTGAAGGGCTTTTTCACGCGCACCGTACCGTGGTCTGTGGTAATGATAAGGCGGCCT
This Rufibacter radiotolerans DNA region includes the following protein-coding sequences:
- a CDS encoding flavin reductase family protein; the protein is MKTFDPKEISTGEFHSLMLGTIAPRPIAFASTVDKEGNVNLSPFSFFNCFGSNPPVLIFSPARRVRDNTGKHTLENVLETGEVVINIGNYAIVEQMSLASTEYDKGVNEFIKAGFTPVPSTKVKPPRVAEAPAAFECKVLEVKPIGDQGGAANLVICEAILLHVRDEVFGTDGKTIDPVKLDAVARLGGDWYLRATGDCLFELPKPVRNKGIGIDQLPAHIRNSTVLTGNNLARLGNTEALPTEAEVQEYAREPMFRYLLQTHQQNPAERERQIHLLAQRLLAEGQVQEAWKALLTLSLPQKG
- a CDS encoding alanine dehydrogenase, with product MTDKNTGFEALTKATARSLMPKESMLAVETRKRDLFIGLPKESSLQENRIGLTPESVKQLTDHGHQVWVESGAGAPSKYSDHEYSEAGAIIVYSTKEVYEADIVLKIAPPTYDEMEFFKPGQTLISALQIGSLTSEYINALCRKKISAISFELLKDKSDTKPVVRAMSEIAGSTVMLIAAEYLSSSNEGKGVILGGITGVPPSKVVIIGAGTVAEYATRAALGLGAEVKVFDDHLYKLRRLKQNVGTQLFTSTLDLTVLHREIQDADVVIGAVTAEEGQVPCMISEEVVAKMNPGSVIIDVSIDEGGCFETSEMTTHKRPVYRKYDVIHYCVPNIPSRVPRTATKALSNIFTPMFLEISKYGGVNEALFTHEHYRSGVYIYKGSLTNAAIAKKFNMRYKELSLMIAVRN
- the tsaE gene encoding tRNA (adenosine(37)-N6)-threonylcarbamoyltransferase complex ATPase subunit type 1 TsaE, giving the protein MPDPGARQHTIQISSKQDLPFAANELLSFIGQKNIILFEGEMAAGKTTFIKAICAQKGVQEPVSSPTFSLVNEYEGAGGELIYHFDFYRIDNEAEALDMGVLEYFSSGHLCLIEWPSKVAGLLPDEGVEVSIENGEAEEARIISMRVYDGGHDG